In a genomic window of Homalodisca vitripennis isolate AUS2020 unplaced genomic scaffold, UT_GWSS_2.1 ScUCBcl_11374;HRSCAF=20613, whole genome shotgun sequence:
- the LOC124374936 gene encoding protein FAM193A-like gives MTSLLESYKKLMAAANELAPLLEQLQTEHLNKFNLTWKSFLSFDDEITLVGSLWREAETRIHQYNQEQATLKAKQRMMKEDWELFKAQRKLIHQKMLSKANSDLSGEATCHRSCPCDECAMSHLLSCGGLVTPPHSPSLPPTSDHNGRGRVWRERDESSQKRQQSVSVTCVRHLPSLHQWWIWKQRAQ, from the exons ATGACCA GTCTACTAGAGAGCTACAAGAAGCTGATGGCAGCTGCCAACGAATTGGCACCACTGTTAGAGCAGCTGCAAACTGAACACCTTAACAAGTTCAACCTGACCTGGAAG AGTTTCCTGAGCTTCGATGATGAGATCACACTTGTCGGTAGTTTGTGGCGGGAGGCAGAGACTCGAATACATCAGTACAA TCAAGAACAGGCAACACTGAAAGCCAAGCAACGCATGATGAAAGAAGACTGGGAACTCTTCAAAGCTCAAAGGAAACTTATTCATCAGAAAATGTTGAGTAAGgctaacag TGATCTGAGTGGCGAGGCTACGTGTCACCGTAGTTGTCCATGTGATGAGTGCGCCATGAGTCACCTGCTAAGCTGCGGCGGGCTGGTCACTCCACCCCACTCACCTTCTCTGCCCCCCACCAG TGATCACAACGGACGCGGGCGCGTGTGGAGGGAGAGGGACGAGAGCAGTCAGAAACGACAACAGAGTGTGAGTGTCACGTGTGTACGGCACCTCCCATCACTTCACCAGTG GTGGATTTGGAAACAGCGGGCTCAATGA